In a single window of the Pseudogemmatithrix spongiicola genome:
- a CDS encoding TldD/PmbA family protein produces MSAHPFAREPKRLIAQREAARHGVLDEAVVLTRAECEDIIQRALRASKADACRVSVNSSYDTNVRFADNQMSTSGITDDASVSITSFVGKRSATVLTNDLTARGLETAVAQSEALARLAPEDPESLPELGPQRYVEIPAWFDSTAQLSADDRARAALTALEVSRRANDLQVAGFIECNASARAIGNSAGLFAFHRGTRANYTLTVRTADGTGSSWSGADENDWSKIDFRAMATRTIERARASREPRAVEPGRYTVIFEPQASADFLGAIRGTLGARAADEGRSAMAKPGGGTKLGERILDSRISLVSDPADAQILNAPFDNDGLPLQRETWVENGILKQLSYDRFWAQKQGVRPTGGGGGFGGGGGGFKMLGGDSSIDAMIRGTERGVLVTRLWYLRAVDQRTLVYTGLTRDGTFLIENGRISRSIKNFRFNDSPLLMLNKVDAIGPTVRTDGGVFPAIKARDFAFTSLSDAV; encoded by the coding sequence GTGAGCGCGCATCCCTTTGCCCGTGAGCCCAAGCGGCTCATCGCCCAGCGTGAGGCTGCACGCCACGGCGTACTCGACGAGGCCGTGGTGCTCACGCGCGCCGAGTGCGAGGACATCATCCAACGCGCGCTGCGCGCGTCGAAGGCCGATGCCTGCCGCGTGTCGGTCAACAGCAGCTATGACACGAACGTCCGCTTCGCCGACAATCAGATGTCGACGTCCGGCATTACGGACGACGCCTCGGTGAGCATCACGTCGTTCGTCGGGAAGCGCAGTGCGACCGTCCTCACGAACGACCTCACCGCGCGCGGGCTCGAGACCGCGGTTGCGCAATCGGAAGCCCTCGCCCGGTTGGCACCGGAGGATCCGGAGTCGCTCCCCGAACTCGGGCCGCAGCGCTACGTGGAGATTCCCGCGTGGTTCGACTCCACCGCGCAGCTCAGCGCCGACGATCGTGCCCGCGCGGCGCTCACGGCGCTCGAAGTCTCGCGTCGCGCCAACGACCTCCAGGTCGCCGGCTTCATCGAGTGCAACGCCTCGGCCCGCGCCATCGGCAACAGTGCCGGCTTGTTCGCCTTCCACCGCGGCACGCGGGCGAACTATACGCTCACCGTGCGCACCGCTGACGGCACCGGCTCCTCGTGGAGCGGCGCCGACGAGAACGACTGGAGCAAGATCGACTTCCGCGCCATGGCCACCCGCACCATCGAACGCGCCCGCGCCTCGCGCGAACCGCGCGCCGTGGAGCCCGGCCGGTACACGGTCATCTTCGAGCCGCAGGCCTCCGCCGACTTCCTAGGCGCCATCCGTGGCACCCTCGGTGCCCGTGCCGCCGACGAAGGTCGCTCGGCCATGGCGAAGCCCGGTGGCGGCACCAAGCTCGGCGAGCGCATCCTCGATTCGCGTATCTCGCTGGTCAGTGACCCCGCGGATGCGCAGATCCTGAATGCGCCGTTTGACAACGATGGCCTGCCGCTGCAGCGCGAGACCTGGGTCGAGAACGGCATCCTGAAGCAGCTCTCCTACGACCGCTTCTGGGCCCAGAAGCAAGGGGTCCGTCCCACCGGCGGCGGCGGTGGATTCGGAGGTGGCGGCGGCGGCTTCAAGATGCTCGGCGGCGATTCGTCCATCGATGCCATGATCCGCGGCACCGAGCGCGGCGTGCTCGTGACCCGCCTCTGGTACCTGCGCGCGGTGGATCAGCGCACGCTGGTCTACACGGGCCTCACCCGCGACGGCACCTTCCTCATCGAGAACGGTCGCATCAGCCGATCGATCAAGAACTTCCGCTTCAACGATTCGCCGCTCCTGATGCTCAACAAGGTGGACGCCATCGGCCCCACCGTGCGCACGGATGGCGGCGTGTTCCCGGCCATCAAGGCGCGGGACTTCGCGTTCACCTCGCTTTCGGACGCGGTGTAA
- a CDS encoding vitamin K epoxide reductase family protein → MDSPVHAEPRRGILGLSWRQCVALLALVNAFVATYLHLWKIGKAGALACGGGGGCQIVQYSPWSYFFGVDVALIGAVGYSTLFLVAAIGSLPRFEDLRAFALTQMALVYAAFLFTLRLKWAEFYKLRTFCPWCAISAVSITILVVIVTLEWRRQRTPQ, encoded by the coding sequence ATGGATTCCCCCGTTCACGCCGAGCCGCGCCGCGGCATCCTTGGGCTGTCGTGGCGCCAGTGCGTCGCGCTGCTCGCGCTGGTGAACGCCTTCGTGGCCACCTATCTGCATCTCTGGAAGATCGGAAAGGCCGGCGCGCTCGCCTGCGGCGGTGGCGGCGGCTGCCAGATCGTCCAATACAGCCCCTGGAGCTACTTCTTCGGGGTCGACGTCGCGCTCATCGGCGCCGTAGGCTACTCCACGCTGTTCCTGGTGGCCGCGATCGGCAGCCTTCCGCGCTTCGAGGACCTGCGGGCCTTCGCGCTGACGCAGATGGCCCTCGTCTACGCGGCATTCCTCTTCACCCTGCGGCTCAAGTGGGCGGAGTTCTACAAGCTCCGTACCTTCTGCCCCTGGTGCGCCATCAGCGCCGTCTCCATCACGATCTTGGTCGTGATCGTCACCCTGGAGTGGCGGCGGCAGCGGACGCCGCAGTAG
- a CDS encoding VOC family protein codes for MANWLKRITPIMLVDEIEPCLAFWDALGFEKTAEVPHEGRLGFAILEKSGLEIMYQTRASVASDVPALSDAPGGGTFLFLEVMDLDATIEAVEGAPIVFPRRKTFYGMEEICVREPGGNVVTFAMAVSD; via the coding sequence ATGGCCAACTGGCTGAAGCGCATCACGCCGATCATGCTCGTGGACGAGATCGAACCCTGCCTCGCATTCTGGGATGCCTTGGGGTTCGAGAAGACCGCCGAGGTGCCGCACGAGGGGCGGCTGGGGTTCGCGATCCTCGAGAAGAGCGGCCTGGAGATCATGTACCAGACGCGCGCGAGCGTGGCCTCGGACGTCCCGGCGCTGTCGGACGCGCCGGGCGGCGGGACGTTCCTGTTCCTCGAGGTGATGGATCTCGACGCGACGATCGAGGCGGTCGAAGGCGCCCCGATCGTCTTTCCGCGCCGCAAGACGTTCTACGGCATGGAGGAGATCTGCGTGCGTGAGCCCGGCGGGAACGTCGTGACGTTCGCGATGGCCGTCAGCGACTGA
- a CDS encoding TldD/PmbA family protein — MTSRREFLASTGLAAGALALASRRLEAAESGSPILTATTEPDPQVRVLLMEALNAAKLAGASWADVRVQRQRRQNLGTREQQVTNVLDTDTIGCGVRVLVDGTWGFSATRALTTDGVARAARQAVALARANRVARDREVRLAASPAHPNATWKSSYTVDPWSIPVEEKVQLLLQANAAAQRVRNVRFVNSSLQFVKEERSYANSEGSVISQDVVRSWVTMSITAISDDRRQVATRGPEVVQPAGRGWEYVLEADIVNNATVWAEQAREKLTARSVEVGRWDLILHPSQLFLTIHESIGHPTELDRAMGYEANYAGTSFIAPPDTVLGKLKLGPEHLTIRGDRSQPGALATIGYDDDGVQPDEFDIIKNGIFWDYQTTREQAEWLRPWYEKNNMPVRSHGCAYAQSWSDVSFQRMPNVSIVPDQRVDRSWNDLIAATDKGIAMIGRASYSIDQQRYNAQFGAQICYEVRGGKIVGQLKDVAYVMRTPEFWNSIDLIGGKSSYELGGTFNDGKGQPGQANAVSHGCPPCRFKDINVINTGVTL; from the coding sequence TTGACCTCACGCCGTGAGTTTCTCGCCTCCACCGGCCTCGCCGCGGGGGCCCTCGCCCTCGCGTCCCGACGCTTGGAGGCCGCTGAATCGGGATCCCCGATTCTCACCGCCACCACCGAGCCGGATCCGCAGGTCCGCGTGCTGCTCATGGAGGCGCTTAACGCCGCCAAGCTCGCCGGCGCCTCCTGGGCCGACGTGCGCGTGCAACGGCAGCGCCGCCAGAACCTCGGCACCCGCGAGCAGCAAGTCACCAACGTCCTCGACACCGATACGATCGGCTGCGGCGTGCGCGTGCTCGTGGACGGCACCTGGGGATTCTCCGCTACGCGCGCCCTCACCACCGACGGCGTCGCTCGTGCCGCGCGGCAGGCCGTAGCGCTCGCCCGCGCCAACCGCGTGGCGCGCGATCGTGAAGTGCGGCTTGCCGCTTCGCCTGCGCACCCGAATGCCACCTGGAAGTCGAGCTACACCGTCGACCCCTGGTCGATCCCGGTCGAAGAGAAGGTGCAGCTGCTGCTCCAGGCCAACGCCGCCGCGCAGCGCGTGCGCAACGTGCGCTTCGTGAACTCCTCGCTGCAGTTCGTGAAGGAAGAGCGTAGCTACGCCAACTCCGAGGGCTCGGTCATCAGCCAGGACGTCGTGCGCTCCTGGGTGACGATGTCGATCACCGCCATCTCCGACGACCGCCGCCAGGTCGCGACGCGCGGCCCAGAGGTCGTGCAGCCCGCCGGCCGCGGCTGGGAGTACGTGCTCGAAGCCGACATCGTCAACAACGCGACCGTGTGGGCCGAGCAGGCGCGCGAGAAGCTGACCGCGCGCTCGGTCGAAGTCGGCCGCTGGGACCTCATCCTGCATCCCTCGCAGCTCTTCCTCACCATCCACGAGTCCATCGGCCACCCGACCGAGCTCGACCGCGCGATGGGGTACGAGGCCAACTACGCCGGCACGAGCTTCATCGCGCCGCCCGACACCGTGCTCGGCAAGCTCAAGCTCGGACCCGAGCACCTCACCATTCGCGGCGATCGCTCGCAGCCCGGCGCGCTGGCCACCATCGGCTACGACGACGACGGCGTCCAGCCGGACGAGTTCGACATCATCAAGAACGGCATCTTCTGGGATTACCAGACCACGCGCGAGCAGGCCGAATGGCTGCGGCCCTGGTACGAGAAGAACAACATGCCCGTGCGCTCGCACGGCTGCGCGTATGCGCAGAGCTGGAGCGACGTGTCGTTCCAGCGCATGCCGAACGTGAGCATCGTGCCCGACCAGCGCGTGGATCGCAGCTGGAACGACCTCATCGCCGCCACCGACAAGGGCATCGCGATGATCGGTCGCGCGTCGTACTCGATCGACCAGCAACGCTACAACGCCCAGTTCGGCGCGCAGATCTGCTATGAAGTGCGCGGCGGCAAGATCGTCGGACAGCTCAAGGACGTCGCCTACGTGATGCGGACCCCGGAATTCTGGAACTCCATCGACCTCATCGGCGGCAAGTCGTCGTACGAGCTCGGCGGCACCTTCAACGACGGCAAGGGCCAGCCGGGGCAGGCCAACGCCGTCTCGCACGGATGCCCGCCCTGCCGCTTCAAGGACATCAACGTGATCAACACGGGGGTGACGCTGTGA
- the tkt gene encoding transketolase, translating into MSQPDASLQSLAINTVRTLSMDAVQAAESGHPGTPMALAPLAYALYTRHVRHNPADPHWPDRDRVILSAGHASMLLYSTLYLSGYDLSLDEIKNFRQWGSKTPGHPEFGHTAGVETTTGPLGQGVGNAVGFAVAEAHLAALFNRDRHSVIDHYTWFIAGDGCLQEGISHEAASFAGHQKLGKLIGFFDDNRITIDGRTDLSCSDDVQKRFESYGWQVLHISDVNDQSQIDAAIADAKRDTERPTLVITRTIIGFGSPNRADTAKAHGEPLGKDEIKLTKAAYGWPSDEPFHVPTAALEHWRLAKERGVNMQAEWMRRFAEYAKAFPSEAKELGRRWHGDLPAGWEKSLPEFTSENGNVASRAASGSVINAIGPAVPELIGGSADLTGSNLTNVKNGGIFSATQRSGRNFHFGIREHAMGAVMNGMALHGGIIPYGGTFLVFADYMRPAIRLAALMRQQVIYVFTHDSIGLGEDGPTHQPIEHLGALRCIPNLLVLRPADAQETAEAWRTALKHRTGPSALVLTRQKLPLIDRSTHGAASGLAKGAYVLKDAPEGQSLKAVILATGSEVEVALKAQAELATKGIATRVVSMPSMELFAQQSKEYQASVLPEGVRRVAVEAAHPMSWHRWVGVDGAIVGIDGFGASAPAPKLFQEYGITAQAVVAAVTARA; encoded by the coding sequence GTGTCACAGCCCGACGCCTCGCTGCAATCGCTCGCCATCAACACCGTCCGCACCCTCTCCATGGATGCGGTCCAGGCAGCCGAGTCGGGGCATCCCGGCACCCCGATGGCCTTGGCGCCGCTGGCCTACGCGCTCTACACGCGGCACGTGCGCCACAATCCCGCCGATCCGCATTGGCCCGACCGCGATCGCGTGATCCTCTCCGCAGGCCATGCGTCGATGCTACTCTACTCGACGCTGTATCTCTCCGGCTACGATCTCTCGCTCGACGAGATCAAGAACTTCCGGCAGTGGGGCAGCAAGACACCCGGGCATCCGGAGTTCGGCCACACCGCCGGCGTCGAGACCACCACCGGCCCGCTCGGCCAAGGCGTCGGCAACGCCGTCGGCTTCGCCGTCGCCGAAGCGCACCTCGCCGCGCTGTTCAATCGCGATCGCCACAGCGTCATCGACCACTACACCTGGTTCATCGCCGGCGACGGCTGCCTGCAGGAAGGCATCTCGCACGAGGCTGCGTCCTTCGCCGGCCACCAGAAGCTCGGCAAGCTCATCGGCTTCTTCGACGACAATCGCATCACGATCGACGGCCGCACGGATCTCTCCTGCAGCGATGACGTCCAGAAGCGCTTCGAGAGCTACGGCTGGCAGGTGCTGCACATCAGCGACGTGAACGACCAGTCGCAGATCGACGCCGCCATCGCCGACGCCAAGCGCGACACCGAGCGTCCCACGCTCGTCATCACGCGCACCATCATCGGCTTCGGCTCGCCGAATCGTGCGGACACCGCCAAGGCCCACGGCGAACCGCTCGGCAAGGACGAGATCAAGCTCACCAAGGCCGCCTATGGTTGGCCCAGCGACGAACCCTTCCACGTGCCAACCGCGGCGCTCGAGCATTGGCGCCTCGCCAAGGAGCGCGGCGTCAACATGCAGGCCGAGTGGATGCGCCGTTTCGCCGAGTACGCGAAGGCGTTTCCCAGCGAAGCGAAGGAACTGGGCCGTCGTTGGCACGGCGACCTCCCCGCCGGCTGGGAGAAGTCGCTGCCCGAGTTCACGAGCGAGAACGGCAACGTCGCCAGCCGCGCCGCCAGCGGCAGCGTCATCAACGCCATCGGCCCCGCGGTGCCCGAACTCATCGGCGGTTCCGCCGACCTCACGGGCTCGAACCTCACGAACGTCAAGAACGGCGGCATCTTCTCCGCCACGCAGCGCAGCGGCCGCAACTTCCACTTCGGCATCCGCGAGCATGCCATGGGCGCCGTGATGAACGGCATGGCCCTGCACGGCGGCATCATCCCGTACGGCGGCACGTTCCTCGTGTTCGCCGACTACATGCGGCCGGCGATCCGCCTTGCCGCGCTGATGCGCCAGCAGGTCATCTACGTCTTCACGCACGATTCCATCGGACTCGGCGAGGACGGCCCCACGCATCAGCCCATCGAGCATCTCGGGGCGCTCCGCTGCATCCCGAACCTGCTCGTGCTGCGTCCCGCCGACGCGCAGGAGACGGCGGAGGCCTGGCGCACGGCCCTCAAGCATCGCACGGGGCCGAGCGCGCTGGTGCTCACGCGTCAGAAGCTCCCGTTGATCGATCGCAGCACGCACGGCGCGGCAAGCGGGCTCGCCAAGGGCGCGTACGTGCTCAAGGATGCACCAGAGGGTCAGTCACTCAAGGCGGTGATCCTCGCGACGGGCTCCGAGGTCGAGGTCGCGCTCAAGGCGCAGGCCGAGCTCGCCACGAAGGGCATCGCGACGCGCGTCGTGTCCATGCCGTCGATGGAACTCTTCGCGCAGCAGTCGAAGGAGTATCAGGCATCGGTGCTGCCCGAGGGTGTTCGCCGCGTGGCTGTCGAGGCTGCGCATCCGATGAGCTGGCATCGCTGGGTAGGCGTTGATGGCGCGATCGTCGGCATCGACGGCTTCGGTGCGTCGGCGCCGGCCCCCAAGCTCTTCCAGGAGTACGGCATCACCGCGCAGGCCGTCGTGGCGGCCGTCACGGCGCGCGCGTAG
- a CDS encoding YeiH family protein, whose protein sequence is MTFAARWTARAPGLALVILVAVAAHALGAWEVRSLGRMLVDPLVLAILLGMLVRAVLGARDRLEDGIGFAAKDVLEVAVVLLGASVNLAMLRSAGVPLALGLLGFVALALVGGIVIGRAFGLTPSLSVLIAAGNAICGNSAIAAVAPSIGARREDTASAVAFTALLGMVAVLALPLLMQPLGLSHEQFGVLAGSTVYAVPQVLAAAYPVSDAAGEMATLVKLTRVLLLGPMVLIIAAWWRRTHADASGLKMPRVGLPWFIVGFALLALLRATGVLSVANAELAADGAHRLTLAAMAGLGLSVDLHDVRRVGLRAALTASAGLLLLVLLGLGLARLV, encoded by the coding sequence GTGACCTTCGCCGCCCGATGGACCGCGCGAGCCCCCGGGCTCGCGCTTGTCATTCTCGTCGCCGTCGCCGCGCACGCCCTCGGCGCATGGGAGGTCCGCAGCCTCGGTCGGATGCTCGTCGATCCGCTCGTGCTCGCCATCCTCCTCGGCATGCTCGTGCGCGCCGTGCTCGGCGCGCGTGATCGCCTCGAGGATGGCATCGGCTTCGCAGCCAAAGACGTCCTCGAAGTCGCGGTCGTCCTGCTCGGCGCCTCCGTCAACCTCGCGATGCTCCGGAGCGCGGGCGTACCGCTCGCGCTCGGATTGCTCGGCTTCGTGGCGCTCGCCCTCGTCGGCGGCATCGTGATCGGCCGCGCGTTTGGGCTCACGCCGTCGCTCAGCGTGCTCATCGCCGCCGGCAACGCCATCTGCGGCAACTCGGCCATCGCCGCCGTGGCGCCGAGCATCGGCGCGCGCCGCGAGGACACCGCCTCGGCGGTGGCGTTCACCGCCTTGCTCGGCATGGTCGCCGTGCTCGCGTTGCCGCTGCTCATGCAACCCCTGGGCCTGAGCCACGAGCAGTTCGGCGTGCTGGCCGGTTCGACCGTGTACGCCGTGCCGCAGGTGCTGGCGGCTGCGTATCCCGTCAGCGACGCCGCCGGCGAGATGGCCACGCTCGTCAAGCTCACGCGCGTGCTGCTGCTCGGGCCCATGGTGCTGATCATCGCCGCGTGGTGGCGCCGCACGCACGCCGACGCCAGTGGCCTGAAGATGCCGCGCGTGGGACTGCCGTGGTTCATCGTCGGGTTCGCGCTCCTCGCCTTGCTCCGGGCAACGGGAGTCCTCTCGGTGGCCAACGCCGAACTCGCGGCGGACGGCGCGCATCGCCTCACGCTGGCGGCGATGGCCGGTCTCGGCCTGAGCGTGGACCTGCACGATGTTCGCCGCGTCGGGCTGCGCGCGGCGCTGACCGCCTCGGCCGGCTTGCTCCTGCTGGTCCTCCTCGGCCTCGGACTCGCCCGGCTCGTCTAG
- a CDS encoding D-alanine--D-alanine ligase family protein has product MRKLRILVLTHPDLAPPDVLSSLTPKEAFEIKTEIDVISTLRRLGHDVHVLGVQWELRPIREAVDVLKPDIVFNLLEEFHGETTNDHNVVGFLELMKVPYTGCNPRGLMLSRGKALSKKLLHYHRIRTPDFAVFPIGRKVRRPRHLAFPLIVKSLIEHSSTGISQASIVDSDEKLAERVRFIHERVGTDAIAEQFIDGRELYVSVLGNDRLRAFTPWELVAEKGDPSEPLIATAKAKHDLDYQTKKGIVIRAAQELHPGVEERLLHDSKRIYRILELTGYARIDFRLDAEDRPYFLEANPNPDIAEHEEFASAANFDGVAYPKLLERIIRLGLRDAE; this is encoded by the coding sequence ATGAGGAAGCTGCGCATCCTCGTGCTCACGCACCCGGATCTCGCGCCGCCCGACGTGCTGAGCTCGCTCACCCCGAAGGAAGCGTTCGAGATCAAGACCGAGATCGACGTCATCTCGACGCTTCGCCGGCTCGGGCACGATGTCCATGTCCTGGGCGTGCAGTGGGAGCTGCGTCCCATCCGCGAGGCCGTCGACGTCCTCAAGCCCGACATCGTCTTCAACCTGCTCGAGGAGTTCCACGGCGAGACCACCAACGACCACAACGTCGTCGGGTTCCTCGAGCTCATGAAGGTGCCCTACACCGGATGCAACCCGCGCGGCCTCATGCTCTCGCGCGGCAAGGCGCTCTCCAAGAAGCTCTTGCACTACCATCGCATCCGGACCCCGGACTTCGCGGTCTTCCCGATCGGTCGCAAGGTGCGGCGCCCACGGCACCTCGCCTTCCCGCTCATCGTGAAGTCGCTCATCGAGCACTCCTCGACGGGCATCTCGCAGGCGTCAATCGTCGATTCCGACGAGAAGCTGGCGGAGCGCGTGCGCTTCATCCACGAACGCGTCGGCACGGATGCCATCGCCGAGCAGTTCATCGATGGCCGCGAGCTGTACGTCAGCGTCCTCGGCAACGATCGCCTGCGCGCCTTCACGCCCTGGGAGCTCGTCGCCGAGAAAGGCGACCCCAGCGAGCCGCTGATCGCGACGGCCAAGGCAAAACACGACCTGGATTACCAGACCAAGAAGGGCATCGTCATCCGGGCCGCGCAGGAGCTGCATCCGGGCGTCGAGGAGCGCCTGCTGCACGACAGCAAGCGCATCTATCGCATCCTCGAGCTCACGGGCTACGCGCGCATCGACTTCCGCCTCGACGCCGAGGACCGCCCGTATTTCCTCGAGGCGAACCCGAATCCCGACATCGCCGAGCACGAGGAGTTCGCGTCGGCGGCGAACTTCGACGGTGTCGCGTACCCTAAGCTGCTCGAGCGCATCATCCGCCTCGGACTCCGCGACGCCGAGTGA
- a CDS encoding amidohydrolase family protein, which translates to MSRSPSFRRATPIATALVTFAAALMAASPLAAQSAPVAFTNATVLTMDGDRRLTNHTVIVRDGKIAALGPSASTPVPAGAQRIDARGKFLMPGLAEMHAHVPPGNPTREQLEDIMFLYVANGITTIRGMLGAPYQISLRDELSRGSMLGPQFFPAAPSLNGNSAPTPEAAVALVRQAKATGYDLVKIHPGVSRATWDAAVAEMRAQGLTYGGHIPFDVGIVHAMQGGIATIDHVDGYLEAAVRDSSVYAPGNQLGDIIDAVDPAKFPQLARMARERSVWNVPTMYLWENFYNDATPEELAALPEMQYVSAQQVTAWMNQKRGRALADENQRMTPARRARYLALRREMLKALADAGAPLLMGTDSPQMFNVPGYALHRELQVARAAGLSPQQVLESGTRNVGRYVRESLKRDGSFGTVAVGQWADLVLLDADPTADLANLTQRHGVMVRGRWVSATEIAEGLERIRRKHAAARQGN; encoded by the coding sequence ATGTCTCGTTCCCCGTCCTTCCGCCGCGCGACGCCGATCGCGACCGCGCTCGTCACCTTCGCGGCGGCGCTGATGGCCGCGTCCCCGCTGGCCGCGCAGTCGGCGCCCGTCGCGTTCACAAACGCCACCGTCCTGACGATGGACGGCGATCGCCGACTGACCAACCACACCGTCATCGTACGCGACGGCAAGATCGCGGCGCTCGGGCCGAGTGCGTCGACGCCGGTGCCGGCGGGTGCGCAGCGCATCGACGCGCGCGGCAAGTTCCTGATGCCGGGGCTCGCGGAGATGCACGCGCATGTGCCGCCGGGCAACCCGACCCGCGAGCAGCTGGAGGACATCATGTTCCTCTACGTCGCGAACGGCATCACGACGATCCGCGGGATGCTGGGCGCCCCGTACCAGATCTCCCTGCGCGACGAACTTTCGCGCGGGAGCATGCTCGGGCCGCAGTTCTTCCCGGCGGCGCCGTCGCTGAACGGCAACAGCGCGCCGACGCCCGAGGCGGCCGTGGCGCTGGTGCGGCAGGCGAAGGCGACGGGCTACGACCTCGTGAAGATCCATCCGGGCGTGAGCCGCGCGACCTGGGACGCCGCCGTGGCCGAGATGCGGGCGCAGGGGCTCACGTATGGCGGGCACATCCCGTTCGACGTGGGCATCGTGCACGCCATGCAGGGCGGTATCGCGACGATCGATCACGTCGACGGCTATCTCGAGGCTGCGGTGCGTGACTCCTCCGTCTATGCGCCGGGCAACCAGCTGGGTGACATCATCGATGCCGTCGACCCGGCGAAGTTTCCGCAGCTCGCGCGGATGGCGCGCGAGCGCAGCGTGTGGAACGTGCCGACCATGTACCTGTGGGAGAACTTCTACAACGACGCCACGCCGGAGGAGCTCGCGGCGTTGCCGGAGATGCAGTACGTGTCGGCGCAGCAGGTGACGGCGTGGATGAACCAGAAGCGGGGTCGCGCGCTGGCCGACGAGAACCAGCGCATGACGCCGGCGCGCCGGGCGCGGTACCTGGCGCTGCGTCGCGAGATGCTGAAGGCGCTGGCCGATGCGGGTGCGCCGTTGCTGATGGGGACGGACTCGCCGCAAATGTTCAACGTGCCGGGCTACGCGCTGCATCGCGAGCTGCAGGTGGCGCGCGCGGCGGGGCTTTCGCCGCAGCAGGTGCTGGAGAGCGGCACGCGGAACGTCGGGCGCTACGTGCGCGAGAGCCTCAAGCGCGACGGAAGCTTCGGCACGGTGGCCGTGGGCCAATGGGCCGACCTCGTGCTGCTCGATGCCGACCCGACAGCCGACCTGGCCAATCTCACGCAGCGCCACGGCGTCATGGTGCGTGGGCGCTGGGTCTCGGCGACGGAGATCGCCGAGGGGCTGGAGCGCATCCGGCGCAAGCACGCCGCGGCGCGGCAGGGGAACTGA
- a CDS encoding putative zinc-binding metallopeptidase yields MPHRFPWARWSDQRLMLLKLRDLGLRIDGTWVGSCVDELYAELDARDIRLKPHVWVSDEWFSPGGVSGFAVPFYLLHPRLMRLEKSQLIEVEGGSHHECMKIMRHECGHAIQHGYQLHRRREWQRLFGKSSVKYPEAYRPNPASKKYVQHLRRWYAQSHPDEDFAETFAVWLKPRSDWKRRYAGWPALQKLEYVDRLMAEIAGTVPKARNREVVDPLRSIKTTLFEHYTYRRAVYSVEYPPHYDEDLLRLFSSDPRHRHKPTAAGFLRTHRADIRRIVSRWTGEYQFSLDQVLTDMIGRARELKLRVVGPERQLLTDFMVLLTARTMSFLVGQGRRDWIAV; encoded by the coding sequence ATGCCCCATCGCTTTCCCTGGGCGCGCTGGTCCGACCAGCGACTGATGCTCCTCAAGCTCCGCGACCTCGGGCTGCGCATCGATGGCACCTGGGTCGGGAGCTGCGTCGACGAACTGTACGCCGAGCTGGACGCGCGCGACATCCGCCTCAAGCCCCACGTCTGGGTCAGCGACGAGTGGTTCTCGCCTGGGGGAGTGAGTGGCTTCGCCGTCCCCTTCTACCTGCTGCATCCGCGCCTGATGCGGCTCGAGAAGAGCCAACTCATCGAGGTCGAGGGCGGCTCGCATCACGAGTGCATGAAGATCATGCGCCACGAGTGCGGGCATGCCATCCAGCACGGCTACCAGCTCCACCGCCGGCGCGAGTGGCAGCGCCTGTTCGGCAAGTCGAGCGTCAAGTATCCGGAGGCCTATCGCCCGAATCCGGCGAGCAAGAAGTACGTCCAGCACCTGCGCCGCTGGTACGCGCAGAGCCATCCGGACGAAGACTTCGCCGAGACCTTCGCGGTGTGGCTCAAGCCGCGCAGCGACTGGAAGCGTCGCTATGCCGGCTGGCCCGCGTTGCAGAAGCTCGAGTATGTGGACCGCTTGATGGCCGAGATCGCCGGGACGGTGCCCAAGGCCCGCAACCGCGAGGTGGTCGATCCGCTGCGCTCGATCAAGACCACGCTCTTCGAGCATTACACCTACCGCCGCGCGGTATATTCGGTCGAGTATCCCCCGCACTATGACGAAGACTTGCTGCGGCTGTTCTCCAGCGACCCTCGTCACCGCCACAAGCCCACCGCCGCCGGTTTCCTGCGGACGCATCGCGCGGACATCCGCCGCATCGTCTCCCGCTGGACCGGCGAATACCAGTTCTCGCTCGACCAAGTGCTCACGGACATGATCGGCCGCGCTCGCGAACTCAAGCTCCGCGTCGTCGGCCCCGAACGGCAACTGCTCACCGACTTCATGGTACTGCTCACCGCGCGTACCATGAGTTTCCTCGTCGGACAGGGCCGGCGGGACTGGATCGCCGTATGA